The genomic region ACGCCCCCGGTCACCCGTGCATACGCATCCGCCATCATTGTCGCAGATGGATCTATGCGCGTGTCGATGATCTTGATGCCATCGTTCAGACACCCTTCATAAATTGATTCAATCGTCCCACCACAGAGTGTAAACAGATATTCTACATTCTCTTGCTTCAGGACCTTTGTAATAATCTGACCACCTTCCAAAATTGCCATAGTCTTCTCCTCATTTTTAAGCAAGGTTGCTAGGTTCTGTTGACATTTAACAAATGGAACGGGGATCTCCGTTCCCTGCGAAATATACGTGCATCTATGGCCCGATTCGTAGTGAACANNNNNNNNNNNNNNNNNNNNNNNNNNNNNTGGGTCGGGCAAGATGCCCGACCTACGAAGAGGGGATATTGTTGGGTTTCACGGTTCCCCGTTCAACCCAACCTACGTGCTGCCAAATGTCAACGCGCCCTAATTCAGCTTGGCTCGCAACTTTCTAAGCGCGACAAATGCGGGTTCATAATCAGGACTTTCATATAAGGCACGTTTGTAGCTTTCGATCGCTTTATCCCACTCTAACCGTTGCTCCCAAACACGACCCAGATTCATGTGGGGATGACACCGCGCCTCGTAGTCTGGTGCTTCAATGGCTTTCTCCAACCAAGGGATAGCCGCATCATATTCGCCGAGTTGAATCAGACACGCACCAATATCATTGTAGGGATTACCAAAATCGGCGTCCAAGCGAATCGCTTTGTGGCATTCATCAATCGAGTCTTGAAACCGCCCCATCATGCTATAGGTCCAGCCGAGCCATGTGTGCGCTTTCGCCGTCGGATAGAGGGCAATTGACTTCATGTACAACGCAATCGCACGTCCAAACTCACCGCGCATCTGGTGTGTTTCCCCCTCAAGCAGGTAAAGTAACGCCTGTTCTCTTCGTTCAAGTTCATCTTCGTTCACAGTAGGCTCCTTGTGTCATCTATATAACCTTTGGTGCTAGTTTAGTGAGAAAGTTTTTTCCACATTGTTCAAGTCGCTTTGAATCCCGATTTATCGGGGAAATGCTATAGACATGTCGCTCCGCTGGGGCTAAATGAACCGATGAACCCATGATTTTTACGTTTCACGCATCACGTTTCACGTTATCAGCAGCTGCAAACTAGCACCAATGGTTATAGGCCTA from Candidatus Poribacteria bacterium harbors:
- a CDS encoding tetratricopeptide repeat protein, whose amino-acid sequence is MNEDELERREQALLYLLEGETHQMRGEFGRAIALYMKSIALYPTAKAHTWLGWTYSMMGRFQDSIDECHKAIRLDADFGNPYNDIGACLIQLGEYDAAIPWLEKAIEAPDYEARCHPHMNLGRVWEQRLEWDKAIESYKRALYESPDYEPAFVALRKLRAKLN